One segment of Synergistota bacterium DNA contains the following:
- a CDS encoding Mrp/NBP35 family ATP-binding protein, whose protein sequence is MINELQKKISENLKNVRKKFAVMSGKGGVGKSTVSANLAVGLALEGKKVGILDLDIHGPNIPKLLGLEGALLSVEGDKIKPVSFGENLKVVSMAFLLKDKGMPVIWRGPLKMKAIGQFLSDVDWGELDYLIIDLPPGTGDEPLSLAQLLGKLDGAIIVTTPQEVALLDVEKAVNFARELNMPILGVVENMSGFKCPHCGNEINIFGKGGGEKAAREWNVPFLGRVPFDPRVVEWSDSGRSFLRTAPESEISKAFSKVIERILKE, encoded by the coding sequence ATGATAAACGAGCTACAAAAAAAGATATCAGAAAATCTAAAGAACGTGAGGAAAAAGTTCGCGGTAATGAGCGGAAAAGGAGGTGTTGGAAAAAGCACGGTTTCAGCAAACCTTGCAGTAGGATTAGCTCTGGAAGGGAAAAAAGTAGGAATACTCGATCTCGACATCCATGGACCTAATATTCCTAAGCTACTCGGCTTGGAGGGAGCTCTTCTGAGCGTTGAGGGAGATAAGATAAAACCTGTTTCCTTCGGTGAGAATCTCAAGGTTGTTTCAATGGCCTTTCTGTTAAAGGATAAGGGTATGCCGGTTATATGGAGAGGTCCCCTTAAAATGAAAGCAATAGGCCAATTCTTAAGTGATGTAGATTGGGGTGAACTTGATTATCTCATAATAGACTTACCACCGGGAACCGGAGATGAACCGCTGAGCTTAGCCCAGCTTCTTGGCAAACTTGACGGTGCCATAATCGTTACAACTCCTCAAGAGGTAGCTCTCCTTGATGTGGAGAAAGCTGTCAACTTCGCGCGGGAGCTCAACATGCCTATTTTAGGAGTGGTGGAAAACATGAGCGGTTTTAAGTGCCCTCATTGTGGAAATGAGATAAACATCTTTGGTAAGGGAGGCGGAGAAAAGGCAGCGAGAGAATGGAACGTGCCCTTTCTTGGAAGAGTTCCCTTCGATCCGAGAGTCGTAGAATGGAGCGATTCGGGAAGGAGCTTCCTGAGAACAGCACCTGAAAGTGAAATATCAAAAGCCTTTTCCAAGGTAATAGAGAGAATCCTTAAGGAGTGA
- the polX gene encoding DNA polymerase/3'-5' exonuclease PolX has protein sequence MRNVEIARIFNEIADILEIKGDNPFKIRAYRKAAQNLEAISEKIEDLAREGKLTKIPGIGKDLASKIIEYIESGKISDYEKLKEEVPATLLELLSIPGVGPKKAKLFYERLGIKSIKELEEAAKKGMLAGLPGVGAKTEEKILKGILLWRKSRERRPLGKILPIAQEIVNELKKCPSVKKISPAGSLRRMKDTVKDLDILVVSSEPMEIMERFVSLPFVMEVLGMGPTKSSILTKDAFQIDLRVVPEESFGAALQYFTGSKNHNIHLRQLALKRKLKVSEYGVFNAENDRRIAGYTEEEVYEALGLPWIPPELREDRGEIEAALEEKLPTLIELKDIRGDLHMHSKWSDGAHTIEELVKRAIEKGYEYIAITDHSKSLGIARGLDERRILEQIEEIKVLQGKYPQIRILSGIEVDILQDGSLDIEDEVLAKLDIVIASVHSAFNMSQREMTHRICKAISNPHVDIIGHPTGRIIGERESYQVDMIQIIRKAREENVALEINAYPQRLDLNDINVRMAKEAGVKLAINTDAHTLGQLEFMYLGVATARRGWAERKDVINTWSLKELLSWLCS, from the coding sequence CTGAGGAACGTGGAAATAGCAAGAATATTTAATGAAATAGCTGATATACTTGAAATAAAGGGAGATAATCCATTCAAAATAAGGGCATACAGAAAAGCCGCTCAGAACCTTGAAGCTATCAGCGAAAAAATCGAAGATCTTGCGAGAGAGGGAAAGCTGACAAAAATACCGGGAATAGGAAAAGATCTGGCCTCAAAAATAATTGAGTATATCGAAAGCGGAAAAATATCAGATTATGAGAAGCTCAAGGAGGAGGTTCCAGCAACCCTCCTTGAGCTTCTTTCCATTCCCGGCGTAGGTCCCAAAAAAGCAAAACTCTTCTATGAAAGACTCGGCATAAAAAGCATAAAAGAGCTTGAGGAAGCTGCTAAGAAAGGCATGCTCGCGGGACTACCCGGTGTGGGGGCTAAAACTGAGGAAAAAATTCTTAAGGGGATTCTGCTATGGAGAAAAAGCAGAGAGAGAAGACCTCTCGGAAAGATATTACCTATAGCGCAGGAAATAGTCAACGAGCTTAAGAAATGCCCGTCGGTTAAAAAGATAAGTCCAGCAGGTTCGCTTAGAAGAATGAAGGACACCGTCAAGGATTTAGATATACTCGTTGTCTCAAGCGAACCGATGGAGATTATGGAAAGATTCGTTTCTCTTCCATTCGTTATGGAAGTTCTTGGTATGGGACCAACTAAATCAAGCATATTAACTAAGGATGCTTTCCAGATAGATCTCAGGGTTGTGCCAGAGGAGAGTTTCGGTGCCGCCCTTCAGTACTTCACGGGTTCTAAAAACCATAACATACACTTAAGACAATTAGCCCTTAAGAGAAAGCTAAAGGTCAGTGAATATGGGGTATTCAATGCTGAAAATGATAGAAGAATAGCAGGGTATACAGAAGAAGAGGTTTATGAAGCATTGGGCTTGCCTTGGATACCACCAGAGCTAAGAGAAGACAGAGGGGAAATAGAAGCAGCCCTTGAAGAAAAGCTTCCCACCCTAATAGAGCTCAAGGACATAAGAGGGGACCTACACATGCACTCGAAGTGGAGCGATGGAGCCCACACAATAGAAGAACTCGTAAAAAGAGCAATTGAGAAAGGGTATGAATATATCGCGATAACGGATCACTCTAAATCTCTTGGCATAGCACGAGGGCTTGACGAAAGGAGAATACTTGAGCAGATAGAGGAGATAAAAGTCTTACAAGGGAAATATCCGCAGATAAGAATACTAAGCGGAATAGAAGTAGACATTCTGCAGGACGGTAGTTTGGATATAGAAGATGAAGTCTTAGCCAAGCTGGATATCGTAATAGCGTCTGTACACTCTGCATTTAATATGTCTCAGCGGGAAATGACCCATAGAATCTGTAAGGCAATTTCAAACCCTCATGTTGACATAATAGGGCATCCCACTGGTAGAATCATAGGGGAAAGGGAATCTTATCAGGTAGACATGATTCAGATAATAAGGAAAGCTCGCGAGGAAAACGTCGCTCTTGAGATAAACGCTTACCCTCAGAGACTGGATTTAAATGATATAAACGTTAGGATGGCAAAAGAGGCGGGAGTAAAACTCGCGATAAACACAGATGCTCATACCCTCGGACAGCTCGAATTCATGTATCTCGGCGTGGCAACCGCCCGCAGAGGATGGGCTGAAAGGAAAGACGTTATAAACACATGGAGTCTCAAGGAGCTTCTAAGCTGGCTTTGCTCTTAA